One Mycoplasmoides pneumoniae FH genomic region harbors:
- a CDS encoding RimK family alpha-L-glutamate ligase: MKHISAVYNPAFTNIASKLNQTELLKDAAQSLNIQLDFFTCFDINTNQDKTKLPFKSNTILFLDKNIALAQWLESVGLRVINSSIAINNADNKALSHAVLAQHPTIKQIPTLIGPQNFRLAWYPEKLEQFIEQIKRCFQFPVIVKSIYGSFGDYVFLCKDEQKLRQTLSGLTEQIIVQQYIATSNSEAVRVIVVNNQVVGALHTQNEGDFRSNLNKGAVGEPYQLSQEETKLAITISQAMQLFYCGIDFLFDQDRSLIFCEVNSNVQLTKSSMYLKTNLAIQLLASIA, encoded by the coding sequence ATGAAGCACATCAGCGCCGTATATAACCCTGCTTTTACTAACATTGCTTCCAAATTAAACCAAACGGAACTGTTAAAGGATGCAGCCCAGAGCTTAAACATCCAACTCGATTTCTTTACTTGCTTTGATATTAATACCAATCAGGATAAGACCAAACTACCCTTTAAGTCCAATACCATTTTGTTTTTGGATAAAAACATAGCGTTAGCGCAATGGTTAGAATCAGTTGGTTTGCGCGTTATTAACAGTTCGATTGCCATTAATAACGCGGACAATAAGGCCTTGAGTCATGCTGTTTTAGCGCAACACCCAACCATTAAACAGATTCCTACATTAATTGGCCCACAGAACTTTCGTTTAGCTTGATATCCGGAAAAGTTGGAACAATTCATCGAACAAATTAAGCGCTGTTTTCAGTTTCCAGTGATTGTCAAAAGTATCTATGGTTCTTTTGGTGATTACGTTTTTTTGTGCAAAGATGAACAGAAGTTACGTCAAACCTTAAGCGGGCTAACTGAACAGATCATTGTGCAGCAATACATTGCCACTTCTAATAGTGAAGCGGTCAGGGTAATTGTGGTCAATAACCAGGTAGTTGGGGCCTTACATACTCAAAATGAGGGTGATTTTCGCTCTAATTTAAATAAGGGAGCGGTTGGTGAACCATATCAACTAAGTCAGGAAGAAACCAAATTAGCAATTACAATTAGCCAAGCAATGCAACTCTTTTATTGTGGCATTGACTTTTTATTTGACCAGGATCGTTCGTTAATTTTCTGCGAAGTTAATTCCAATGTACAGCTCACCAAAAGCTCGATGTATTTGAAAACTAACCTCGCCATTCAACTTTTAGCATCAATCGCATAA
- a CDS encoding DNA primase-like protein, with protein MELRNTKLEQLFYIYHRNLKYRCPMQYLTKRGFNLQDLLSVGGGLAYLGEKQWLNLSLYNFNNQLVGFLSRKVGFEKKFLYLPINKPPSKSESFLGLKHLPTETNTIYLVEGDFDWLAFRKGGILNCLPLCGLTLSDKQMKFFQQSKIEKVVLCLDNDFAGKVAAANLERILKNAGFQVKVVQLKGKVKDWNELLLLYPKNWAKALRDHLAL; from the coding sequence ATGGAACTTAGAAATACAAAATTAGAACAACTCTTTTACATCTATCACCGCAACCTGAAGTATAGATGTCCAATGCAGTACCTCACTAAAAGGGGCTTTAACTTACAAGACCTCTTGTCAGTTGGTGGTGGATTAGCTTACTTGGGCGAAAAACAGTGGTTAAATTTATCACTGTACAACTTTAACAACCAGTTAGTTGGTTTTTTAAGTCGGAAGGTAGGTTTTGAAAAGAAGTTCCTTTATTTACCTATTAATAAACCACCAAGTAAAAGTGAATCTTTTTTAGGTTTAAAACACTTACCAACGGAAACGAACACCATTTACCTAGTTGAAGGTGATTTTGATTGGTTAGCTTTCCGTAAGGGTGGTATTTTGAACTGCTTGCCTTTATGTGGATTAACTTTATCAGATAAACAAATGAAGTTTTTTCAACAAAGTAAGATCGAAAAAGTGGTGCTTTGCTTAGACAATGATTTTGCTGGTAAAGTAGCTGCTGCTAACCTGGAACGCATTTTAAAAAATGCTGGTTTTCAGGTTAAGGTAGTTCAGCTAAAGGGTAAAGTTAAGGACTGAAATGAATTATTACTACTTTACCCGAAAAACTGAGCTAAAGCCTTAAGGGATCATTTGGCGCTTTAA
- a CDS encoding lipoprotein: MKFKYLSIPFLSSTLLFSAYASIQSDLRNLIQETTKQDVDVYKVIKTSEGRKNLITSLKKSYEVNPDKTTKLLLDAWKQSAEKGEIDIEKINFPDVGIYATGNDPLKIELKVEYFDMEYQDLNNFSINAKLNYNFNWHGNYSSNGFAAKKGDKHVFDLPLAIKPSSKNQSKTISFITKTGEGVDTEWIEFPVSLSWSLQGKINKVKEILRKSFWKAMILEQILNTQLISLDTCFS; encoded by the coding sequence ATGAAATTTAAATACCTTTCAATTCCGTTTTTATCTTCAACTTTATTGTTTAGTGCTTATGCTTCTATCCAGTCTGATCTAAGAAATCTTATTCAAGAAACCACTAAACAAGACGTTGATGTGTACAAAGTAATCAAAACTTCTGAAGGCAGAAAAAACTTAATAACTTCTCTAAAGAAATCTTACGAAGTTAATCCTGATAAAACCACAAAACTATTGTTAGATGCCTGAAAACAGAGTGCGGAAAAAGGTGAAATAGATATTGAGAAAATTAATTTTCCCGATGTTGGTATTTATGCAACAGGCAATGATCCTTTAAAAATCGAACTAAAAGTTGAATATTTCGATATGGAATATCAAGATCTTAATAATTTTTCGATAAATGCTAAGTTGAACTATAACTTTAATTGGCATGGAAATTATTCTTCCAATGGGTTTGCTGCCAAAAAAGGTGACAAACATGTTTTTGATCTTCCTCTTGCAATTAAGCCATCTTCAAAGAACCAATCTAAAACGATAAGTTTCATTACTAAGACAGGGGAAGGCGTTGACACAGAATGAATTGAGTTCCCTGTTTCACTTAGTTGATCATTGCAAGGCAAGATAAACAAAGTCAAAGAGATCTTAAGAAAATCTTTTTGGAAGGCTATGATACTAGAACAAATTCTGAATACACAGTTAATCTCTTTAGATACTTGCTTTTCTTAA
- a CDS encoding bifunctional 5,10-methylenetetrahydrofolate dehydrogenase/5,10-methenyltetrahydrofolate cyclohydrolase, whose amino-acid sequence MSFDGKQLAHEILLTYKNRDWSQVKLVILQTNNDVSSDAFIRQKMNACNTLGAQSELIKYHESVTEKELLEKIQQLNTDPEVTGIILQLPVYPHLKQNKLLKAIDPYKDVDYLTGNCPLPIRSCVVEAVLILKEHFHHDFTNKQIVVVGLGVTGGGPIFHYLKETGHQVVGCDKHTPNTMELIKTADVVITAIGKPHFFKTTNFKPGVILYDVGVSRNALNKLCGDIDPNGIEKVAKWWSPTPGGVGPFTVLAIMKNLWVLYEAHQRRI is encoded by the coding sequence ATGTCCTTTGATGGCAAGCAACTAGCACACGAAATCCTTTTAACTTACAAAAACAGGGATTGAAGTCAGGTCAAATTAGTCATTCTGCAAACTAATAATGATGTGTCATCTGATGCCTTTATTCGCCAAAAAATGAATGCTTGTAATACTCTAGGGGCCCAGAGTGAACTAATTAAGTACCACGAAAGTGTCACTGAGAAAGAATTGTTAGAAAAAATTCAACAACTCAACACTGATCCTGAGGTAACAGGGATTATCTTGCAACTGCCAGTGTATCCCCATTTAAAACAAAACAAGCTCTTAAAAGCAATTGATCCTTACAAGGATGTGGATTACTTAACTGGTAACTGCCCCCTACCCATTAGGTCCTGTGTGGTGGAAGCGGTGTTAATTTTGAAAGAACACTTTCACCATGATTTCACCAACAAGCAGATTGTGGTGGTGGGTTTAGGCGTCACTGGTGGCGGGCCGATCTTTCACTATTTAAAGGAAACGGGTCATCAGGTGGTGGGATGTGACAAGCATACCCCCAACACCATGGAGCTAATTAAAACCGCTGACGTGGTGATCACAGCCATTGGCAAGCCCCATTTCTTTAAGACCACTAACTTTAAACCAGGTGTTATTCTTTATGATGTGGGGGTATCACGTAATGCCTTAAACAAACTGTGTGGTGACATCGATCCTAATGGGATAGAGAAAGTTGCCAAATGGTGAAGCCCCACACCTGGAGGGGTAGGACCCTTTACTGTGTTAGCCATTATGAAAAACCTTTGAGTCCTTTATGAAGCACATCAGCGCCGTATATAA
- a CDS encoding DUF16 domain-containing protein: protein MPKVISQKEFNILSRTKERVNFQIVYTKQRNDLHKAAKEYFFKDKDFTIIEDTPDTPDQPDGPCITKGPKEPGGPEEPNGPDKPEDPKDPDTPDVSEGPKEQGGQKDPGGPDDPNEGKQKVSKPDKYVTHRELDEKLKDFATKADFKRVEDKVDVLFELQKTQGEQIKVQGEQIKAQGKQIEQLTETVKVQGEQIRAQGEQIKAQSEEIKEIKVEQKAQGEQIKELQVEQKAQGKTLQLILKTLEKMNERLEKLESK from the coding sequence ATGCCTAAAGTTATTTCCCAAAAGGAATTTAATATCCTTTCCCGGACAAAGGAAAGAGTTAATTTTCAAATTGTCTATACCAAGCAAAGAAATGATTTGCACAAAGCTGCTAAGGAGTACTTTTTTAAAGACAAAGACTTTACAATAATAGAAGATACACCGGACACACCTGACCAACCAGATGGACCATGTATTACTAAAGGCCCAAAGGAACCAGGTGGTCCTGAAGAGCCAAATGGTCCGGATAAACCAGAAGATCCTAAAGATCCTGATACGCCAGATGTTTCTGAAGGCCCTAAAGAACAAGGTGGTCAGAAAGATCCAGGTGGTCCGGATGATCCCAATGAAGGAAAGCAGAAAGTGTCCAAACCAGATAAATACGTAACCCACCGTGAGCTTGATGAAAAGCTTAAAGACTTTGCCACCAAAGCTGATTTCAAACGCGTCGAAGACAAAGTTGATGTTTTATTTGAACTGCAAAAAACGCAAGGCGAACAAATAAAGGTTCAAGGTGAGCAGATCAAAGCTCAAGGAAAACAAATTGAACAATTAACTGAAACTGTCAAAGTGCAAGGCGAGCAGATTAGGGCTCAAGGAGAACAAATCAAAGCTCAGAGCGAAGAAATAAAAGAAATTAAGGTTGAGCAAAAAGCCCAAGGCGAGCAAATCAAAGAACTTCAAGTAGAACAAAAAGCCCAAGGTAAAACCCTACAGTTAATTTTAAAGACGCTAGAAAAAATGAACGAGCGTCTAGAAAAATTGGAATCTAAATAG
- a CDS encoding ATP-grasp domain-containing protein, producing the protein MAKIKLKNRKALVVYNKTDFDKNKHFAQALVDELNKKKLVGHILLLDDETADHKHIKNVELIINRSRRIDFLTKHNFLNSFLINPQNIVLVANDKYETYRWLKQHKFLTVDTTIFDPKKIKTFPIVIKKRDSHGGEDVHLIQNAEEIKQLPIQNPNEWIVQPFLSIGKVEYRAYILFGKVLKTIRRTASGDDFRANYSQNAAVDLFKLKWYMKHKIKRIAKKLGHGYYAIDFFLNKYNRIVVNEIEDAAGARALTKMCPDLNLPRVIIKSSLTHFKHHLKRQMIP; encoded by the coding sequence ATGGCCAAAATTAAGTTAAAAAACAGAAAAGCACTCGTTGTTTACAATAAGACCGATTTTGACAAGAACAAGCACTTTGCTCAAGCACTAGTCGATGAACTGAACAAGAAAAAACTAGTTGGGCATATTTTGCTGTTAGATGATGAAACCGCTGATCACAAACACATTAAAAATGTGGAATTGATCATTAACCGTTCGCGCAGAATTGATTTTTTAACCAAACACAACTTTCTCAACAGTTTTCTCATTAATCCCCAAAATATCGTTTTGGTAGCCAATGATAAGTATGAAACTTACAGGTGGTTAAAGCAGCATAAGTTCTTGACCGTTGATACCACCATTTTTGATCCCAAAAAGATTAAGACTTTTCCGATTGTGATCAAAAAGCGTGATTCTCATGGTGGGGAAGATGTGCACTTAATTCAAAATGCGGAAGAAATTAAGCAGTTACCAATTCAAAATCCTAATGAGTGGATTGTCCAACCATTTTTGTCAATTGGTAAAGTGGAATACCGGGCTTACATCTTGTTTGGTAAGGTGTTAAAAACAATTAGAAGGACTGCTAGTGGTGATGATTTTAGGGCTAACTACTCACAAAATGCTGCTGTTGATTTGTTTAAACTAAAGTGATACATGAAGCACAAAATTAAACGGATTGCTAAAAAGCTAGGTCATGGTTACTACGCCATTGACTTCTTCTTAAATAAGTACAACCGAATAGTGGTCAATGAAATCGAGGATGCTGCTGGTGCTAGGGCACTAACCAAAATGTGTCCTGACTTAAACCTACCAAGGGTAATTATTAAATCGTCCTTAACTCACTTTAAACATCATTTAAAGCGCCAAATGATCCCTTAA